CGTTGCTCCAATGCGGCTAGCGCATTGCGCATGGCTGTGCATCAGAAGCCGTACCGGCGCATAAGTTCCCTTGCAATGAGTGCAAGTCGGCGGTTGTCAGCGCGTTTCCTTTGCCGTTACTATGGGTTCACGCCACGCTGGCAACGTACCGGCTGTCGTGTATCTCATTAAAGAGGATGCTTATGGATCTGCTTATTCGTAATGCCTCGCTGCCGAACGGCAGGACTGGGGTCGATATCGCTATTGCCGGCGGCCGCATCAATGCAGTGGGCGTGGCGCTAGCGGTCGACGCCGCGCAGGAAATCGATGCCGGCGGCAACCTGGTGACGCCGCCGTTTGTCGATGCCCATTTTCATATGGATGCCACGCTCAGTTACGGCCTGCCGCGCGTCAACAGCTCCGGCACGCTGCTGGAAGGGATCGCGCTGTGGGGTGAACTGAAGCCGATGCTGACGCAGGAAGCACTGGTGGCGCGCGCCATGCAGTATTGCGACTGGGCGGTGGCGCGCGGTTTGCTGGCGATCCGTTCGCATGTCGATATCTGCGACGACCGCCTGCTGGCGGTGGAGGCGCTGCTGCATGTCAAGCGCCGGGTGGCGCCATACCTCGATCTGCAGCTGGTGGCGTTTCCGCAGGACGGTTTGCTGCGCAGCCCGAATGCGTTCGCCAACCTGAAACGGGCCATCGCCATGGGCGTCGACGTGGTCGGCGGCATTCCGCATTTCGAGCGCACCATGGCCGAGGGCGCCGAGTCGATCAAGCTGCTGTGCGAGTTCGCCGCCGAAAAAGGGCTGCGCGTCGACATGCATTGCGACGAATCGGACGACCCCATGTCGCGCCATATCGAAACCCTGGCCTTTCATACGCGGCGGCTGGGGCTGCACGGCCTGGTGGCGGGATCGCACCTGACCTCGATGCATTCGATGGATAATTATTACGTCAGCAAGCTGCTGCCGCTGATCCGCGAAGCGGGCGTGGCGGCGATCGCCAATCCGCTCATCAACATCACCTTGCAGGGGCGCCACGACACTTACCCGAAACGCCGCGGCATGACCCGCGTGCCGGAAATGCTGGAGGCTGGCATCGACGTCGCCTTTGGCCATGATTGCGTGATGGATCCCTGGTACAGCCTGGGATCGGGTGACATGCTGGAGGTGGCGCACATGGGCTTGCATGTGGCGCAGATGACCGGGCAGGAGGCGATGCACGCCTGCTTCATGGCGGTGACGGAAACCCCGGCGCGCATACTCGGCCTCGGCGGCTATGGCTTGACCCCGGGCTGCAATGCCGACCTGGTGGTGCTGGACGCTGGCTGTACGGTGGAGGCGATCAGGCTGCGCGCCGGCCGGCGTTATGTGATCCGGCGCGGCAAGGTGATCAGCCAGTCGCCGGCGGCGCAGGCCACCCTGAGCTTGCCGGGCCGGCCGGCGGCGCTCGATTTCCGCCTGCATTCCGCCTGACCGGAAAACCGTCAGGCGGCCTTGCTTAGAAAGTCTTGGTCAAGGACAGCACCAGCGTAGTGGCCAACGGATTTGAGACATCTGCCACTCCGGCCGAATTCAGCACGCCGGTGGTGTAGCGATCGTAGACGCCGTTCTTGCCCCAGCCCTTGGTGACCGCACCGGTTACCGACCAGCCGCCGTCGAAGGACTTACTCAGCGCCACTTTGCCGTCCTGGAAGCTATAGGCGGAAAAATTCCTTACCCGCTCGTTACCGTAATGCAGCAGCAGGCTGTAACCGCTGCCGAGATCGAAAGTGCCGTTCAGGTCGAGATAGCCGGAGCCGCGGCTGTGCTGGCCGTTGCCTATGCCCAGCGTGGCGCTGTTATAGCCGAAATAGTCCGGCGTGTAGGTCAGCCAGTACTTGACGTTGAACCATTTATAGGTGAGCGAGGCCACCGCTTCGCCATAGTTGTACTTGGTGTGGGCAAACGATATTTCAGCGCCAGGGTAGACGTAGTAGTAGATCTGCCCGGTGTAAGTCAGGTCGCCAGCGCTGCCGGTGTAGCCGCCATACAAATCCCACTCGACCGAACCGTTTTCGATGAAATGATCGCTCACGCTAGACATCCAGGTGCCGGCAAACAGGCCGCTCGGATGGACATAGTCGACGCCGCCCTGTATCGCCGGCTTGCCCCAGGTCTGGCGGAAACCGCGCGAGACATATTGCGATGCGATCGTGACGTTGGCGGTGAACGGCGATGCCGGAGCGACGGCGGGCGCCGCAGCCGGCGCCGCAGCAGCACCGGCGCTGTCGCTAGTCTGGGCCAGCGCCGGCAGGTGCAAGGCGCATGCCATCAGCGCCGCCAGCCATGAGTACATCGTGATTCTGTTGAATTTCTGAAACATGTCTACTGCTCCCTTTGAATGTGTTTCCATTTTGATATCAATCGCATTTTATGACGATTGCCGGCGATTGCTGCAAACAGAAAACGAGACTGCATGGATGCGGCGGCAGTCGAACAGCTGCCGTGCCGGTGCGGTAATGCGCGCCAGGTTGCTGTGTGAGGCGATTACCTGCGGATAATTATTGTCCCGGTGTCCAAACGCAACTCCTCGCAATTGCGACTAAAAATGATGGAATTGCGACAGCTGCGGATACCGTCGGGCATCACTAGTCATGGCACGACACGTGCTTCGTCGTTTTTGAATAAGTGCTTGTCGTAAATCGTCATTCGGTCAAAGACCTTTGTCGCGACTATGTGATTAACGCTGGACGAAGTTTTCCGTGAATTTCCCGCGATCGTGACGGTCGCGCGATGTCGCTGCTGCTTGTCTTTCCTGCTGTGCTGCACATACACTCTGCAGCAGTGGATTTCAAACAAGCGGGCAATGACCGTCAGGCTAGACCCGCACGCTAGCGATACGTTGCAGCAAGGCATTGTCCCGGCAGCAACTGGTTGCATGCACTATCAGGAGACAGGTAATGAAGTCTGCAAAAGTAGTGGTCGACCGTTTGTACAAGGTCTTCGGCAACAATCCGCAACTGGCCTTGAGCATGCTCGAAAAAGGGCACTCCAAGGACAAGATATTTGCCGAAACCGGACAGGTGGTTGGCGTCCACAACGTTTCCTTCGAGGTGCAGGAGGGCGAGATCTTTGTCTTGATGGGGCTGTCTGGCTCCGGCAAGTCGACCCTGATCCGCCTCATCAACCGCCTGGTCGATCCGAGCGCCGGCAATGTCCTGGTGGATGGCCAGAACGTGGCGCAGATGACGAATTCGCAATTGATCAAGCTGCGCCGGCGCGACATGAGCATGGTGTTCCAGTCGTTCGCGCTGATGCCGCACCGCACCGTGCTGTCGAATGCCGCCTTCGGCCTGGAAGTGGCCGGCACCGGAAAAAAGGAGCGCGAGCGGCGCACCATGACGGTACTGGAACAAGTCGGCCTGGCATCGTTCGCCGCCAAGCTGCCGTGCGAACTGTCGGGCGGCATGCAGCAGCGCGTCGGCCTGGCGCGCGCGCTGGCGGTCAATCCGTCGCTGATGATCATGGACGAAGCCTTCTCCGCGCTCGATCCGCTCAAGCGCAAGGAAATGCAGGATGTGCTGCTGGATTTGCAAAAGGAACAACGGCGCACCATCATTTTCGTGTCGCACGACCTGGAAGAAGCGCTGCGCATCGGCAGCCGCATCGCCATCATGGAAGGCGGCCGGCTGGTGCAGGTCGGCACCGCCCAGGAAATCATCGACAACCCGGCTGAAGAATATGTGCGCGCCTTCTTCGATGGCGTCGACACCAACCGCTACCTGACCGCCGGCGACCTGATGCAAGCCAACGCCGTGCCGCTGGTGGCTTCCGCCAGCGAACTGCATGCCAATGGCGACCTGTATGCCAGCAGTCGATCCGACTATGCCTTCGTGGTGGATGGCGCGCGCAAGGTGCAGGGCATCGTCGCCACTCGCCGCCACGCCGACGCCGACGGCAATCCCCAGGCCGGCGCCATGGACCAGATCGAGGTGATCCATCACCGCAGCAACCTGGAAGACGTGATGGACAAGCTGATCAACAGCCGCTCGCCGTTGCCGGTAGTGGATGGCGATGGCTGCTATTGCGGCGCGATCAGCCAGGCCATGGTTCTCAAAGCTTTGTCTACATCCCGAGGTTCGCATGTCTGAGCATCTTCCTTTGGGGCGCTGGGTCGACCAGTTCGTCCATTACATACTCGATAAGCACGGCAACAGCTTCGACAGCTTCGGCAACGCCATCAGCTGGTTTGCCGAATCCATAGAACACGGCTTGCAAGTGCTGCCGCTGTGGCTGCTGATGGGCTTTTTCATCGTGCTCGGCGTCTGGCGCGTCGGCTTCAAGTTTGCGCTGTTCACCGTGGTGTCTTTCTTCGTGATCTACAACACCGGCTTCTGGGACCAGACCATCGTCACCCTGGGGCTGACCATTTCTTCCACCCTGATCAGCCTGGCGCTGGGGATTCCGGTCGGCGTCTGGGCCGCCAAGAGCAAGCGGGTGGCGATGATCGTGCGCCCCATCCTCGACCTGATGCAGACCATGCCGGCCTTCGTCTACCTGATTCCGGCCGCCATGATGTTTGGCCTGGGGCGGGTGCCGGGCATCATTTCCACCGTGATTTTTGCGATGCCGCCGGCGGTGCGCCTGACCGCGCTCGGCATCCGCCAGGTCAACAATGAAATCGTCGAAGCCGGCCAGGCCTTCGGCTGCACCAGCTGGCAGCTGCTGTACAAGGTGCAGTTCCCGAACGCCTTGCCGTCGATCATGGCGGGCATCAACCAGACCATCATGATGGCCTTGTCGATGGTGATCATCGCCTCGATGGTGGGCGCGGGTGGGCTCGGCAACGACGTGCTGGCCAGCATCCAGCGGCTGGACATCGGCCTCGGTTTTGAAAGCGGACTGAGCGTGGTGCTGCTGGCGATCATCCTGGACCGTATCACCGAAAGTTTCGGCCGCACGCCGGAAGCCGGCAAGGTGCAGCGTTTTTTCCGGCTGCGCAAATGGTTTCGCAAGAGTCCGGCGCTGGCCACCAGCTAGCCGGCCGGCAGAAGCATTAAGCGATTTGAGCAAGATTGCAGCAACGTGATCCGGGCGCTGGAAGTCCAGCGCCGGTAGCCATAGATGGAGGCAGGATGTCTTCGCAGCAGCTAGCTTCAAAACCGGCGTCGCCGCCAAGCGCGGCGCCAGCGCCGGTGGTGCACTTCGGCTTCCTGACCTTGCCGAATTTTTCGATGATCGCCTTCGCCAGCGCCATCGAGGTCCTGCGCATGGCCAACTACATCAGCCGCCAGACCTTGTACCGCTGGTCGGTGATCAGTGTCGACGGCTTGCCGGCCCAGGCCAGCAACGGCTTGCCGATCACGCCGACGCTGACGCTGGAGCAGGCCGGCACGCCCGACATCCTGTTCGTCTGCGGCGGCGTCAAGATCCACGAGGCGGTCAACGACAAGTTGAACGCCATGCTGACCCAGCTGGCGCGGCGCAACGTCATGCTGGGCGGGATCTGCACCGGCAGCTATGCCTTGGTCAAAGCGGGGCTGATGAACGGCTACCAGTGCGCCATCCACTGGGAAAACATCTCGGCCCTGCGTGAGGATTTTCCGCGGGTGCTGTTCACCGAAGGGCTGTTTGCGGTAGACCGCGACCGCCTTACCTGTTCCGGCGGCACCGCGCCTATCGACCTGATGCTGAACCTGACCGCCAACCGCTACGGCAAGACGCTGGCGGCGGAAATTTCCGAACAGTTCATCCTGGAACGGATACGCGACGGCGCCTACCAGCAGCATATTCCGATCGCCGCCCGGCTCGGCTTCAGCCGCAAGGAGCTGATCGAAGTGGCGCGGCTGATGGAAACCCACATCGAAGAAACCCTGTCGTTCGAGGAGATCGCCAGGCTGGTGGGCTTGTCGCAACGGCAGCTGCAGCGCATGTTCAAGTATTACCTGGACGTCACGCCTACCCATTACTACCTGCAGCTGCGCCTGCGGCGCGCCCGCGAACTGCTGCTGCAAACCACGATGTCGATCATGAGCGTGACAGTGGCTTGCGGCTTCCAGTCGTCCTGCCATTTCAGCAAGGCTTACCGCAACCAGTTCGGACGTTCGCCCAGCAGCGAGCGGCACCTGCGCCATCCTTACCTGTCAGCGGTCGACGAATTGCCGCCGTTGCCACCGCTGCCGCTGGCGCCGGACGAGCTGTTTGACGCCGGCAGGCAATAGCATGTCGCAATCGGTCTAAGCCGTCGCGTGCATGCGAGTAATTTCTGGTTTGTACGAGCACGCATGGTTCCCAGCTGAGCGCTGGCCTTGCGTCGAAGTGCGAAATCAAGCGTTTAATTTATGCCGATGCAATGCAACCGGGAGCGTCGGACTTTCGTCTTTGCCACAGGAGAAAATGCAATGAAATCATTCAAGCTGGCGCTGGCCGGCATGGGCATGGCCTCGGCCTGTTTTATGCTAATGCTGGGTTCCGCACAGGCGCAGGAGCCGCAATCGTGCAGGAACGTCCGTTTCGCCGATGTCGGCTGGACCGATATCGCCGCCACCACCGGTCTCGCATCGGCCGTGTATGAGGGGCTGGGCTATCACACCACCAAGACCATTGCCTCGGTGCCGATCACCTTTGCCGGCGTCAAGAACAAGCAGATCGACTTGTTCCTCGGTTACTGGGCGCCGACCATGGATCCTATCATCGCGCCGTTCGTCAAGGACAGTTCGGTGAAAGTGCTGGCCACGCCTAACCTGACCGGCGCCAAATATACGCTGGCGGTGCCGACCTATGCCTACGATGCCGGCCTCAAGACCTTTGCCGACATCGCTAAATTTTCCAAGGAGCTGGACGGCAAGATCTACGGCATCGAGCCCGGCAACGACGGCAATGCGCTGATCCAGGGCATGATCAGCAAGAACCAGTTCAACCTGAAGAACTTCAAGATGGTGGAATCCAGCGAGGCCGGCATGCTGATCGAGCTGGGCCGAGCGGTCAAGCAAAAGAAATGGATCGTGATCCTGGGCTGGGAACCGCATCCGATGAATGTGCAGCAAAAGATCAGCTACCTGAGCGGCGGCGACGAGGTGTTCGGTCCTAACTACGGCGAAGCCAAGGTTTACACCGTGACCGCAACCGATTACGCGACACGCTGCCCGAACGCTGACAAGCTGGCCGTCAACCTGCAATTTTCCACCGGCATCGAAAACCAGCTGATGGGACGCATCATGGACAAGGAAGATCCGAAGACGGCGGCCAAGGAATGGCTGAAGAAGAATCCGCAGGTCCTGGAAAAACTGCTGGCCGGCGTCAAGACCTTCGATGGCAAGGATGGTTTGCCGGCGGTGAAGACTTCACTCGGATTGTAACGGCGCAAACAATCAGAGGGGTCGTCCCCGCGAACGCGGGGACCCACGTTAGATGCGTCAACATGGATTCCCGCGTTCGCGGGAATGACGGGGTCGCCTAGACGTGGCCGACGAAACGGGGTCGCCTAGACGGTAAATTTTAGATTTCATAACATCCTGACTGGAGGAGACTCAATGTCTGAAAATCGTGGCGTGGTTTATATCGAACAGGGCAAGGTAGAAATACAGTCCATCCCATTCCCCAAGCTGGATAATCCGCAAGGCCGGAAAATCGAGCATGGCGTGATCCTGAAAGTGGTGTCCACCAATATCTGCGGTTCCGACCAGCACATGGTGCGCGGCCGCACAACCGCCCAGGCCGGGCTGGTGCTGGGCCATGAAATTACCGGCGAAGTGATAGAAGTCGGTTCCGATGTCGAAACCATCAGGAAGGGCGACCTGGTGTCGGTGCCGTTCAACGTCGCCTGCGGCCGCTGCCGCACCTGCAAGGAACAGCATACCGGTGTCTGCGAAACCGTGAATCCTGCGCGCGCCGGCGGCGCCTACGGCTATGTCGATATGGGCGGCTGGATCGGTGGCCAGGCTGAATACGTGATGGTGCCGTATGCCGATTTCAATCTGCTGCGTTTTCCGGATAAAGAACAGGCGATGGCGAAGATCCGCGACCTGACCTGTCTGTCGGATATCCTGCCGACCGGTTACCACGGCGCGGTCACCGCCGGCGTCGGTCCCGGCGCCACCGTGTATGTCGCCGGCGCCGGTCCGGTCGGGTTGGCGGCGGCTGCTTCCGCGCGTTTGCTGGGGGCGGCGGTGGTGATCGTCGGCGATGTCAATCCTTTGCGTCTGATCCATGCGCGCAGCGTCGGCTTTGAAACGGTGGACCTGTCCACCGATGCTTCGCTCAGCGATCAGATCGCGCAGATACTCGGCGTGCCCGAGGTCGATTGCGCGATCGACTGCGTCGGCTTTGAAGCGCGCGGCCACGGCCATGCCGGGGCGCAGGCGGAAGCGCCGGCCACCGTGCTCAACTCGTTGATGGAAGTGACGCGCGTGGCGGGCAAGATCGGCATTCCGGGTTTGTATGTGACGGACGATCCGGGCGCGGTCGACAGCGCCGCCAAGCGCGGTAGCCTGAGCATCCGCCTCGGTCTCGGCTGGGCCAAGTCGCACAGCTTCCATACCGGCCAGACGCCGGTGATGAAGTACAACCGCCAGCTGATGCAGGCGATCCTGTGGGATCGCATCAAGATCGCAGACATTGTCGGCGTTGAGGTCATTACCTTGGACCAGGCGCCGGCCGGCTATCAGCAGTTCGATGCCGGGGCGCCGAAGAAGTTTGTCATCGATCCGCATCATTTGCTGAAAAAGGCTGCCTGAGGGACTGCTGCCGGCTGCTGTCTGCGCCGGCCGCAGTTGTCAGGCGGCCGTCAGCAGCGCCTGGAACTGATCCAGCGCCTCAACAAACTGCTGGTCGGACAACAACAGCAGCGCCTCTCCCACATACCACTCGATATAGCACTGCTGCGGCAAGGCCGCGTCGCTGGCGCGGCCAAACAGCCAGACGCCGTGTTCCCTGGCCAGCTGGTCGCGCGCGGCGTTCGCTGCCTCGCGCTCGACCGGCAGGTAGAGATGCAGCATATTGCAATGCGGCTGGCGCGGGTTGACTTGCCAGCGCGGGTAGCGCGTCAGCAATTGATACAGTTCGCGCGTGCGCTGCAGGTAGGCCGGCATGCGCGCCAGCTTTTCATCCAATCGCATGGCTGCCGCCACTACGTAAGGCGAGCGTTGATAGACGTTGCCGCCCATGCGTTTCATCCATTCGGATGCGCGGCTGATGAAATCCTGCTTGCCCAGCAACATGGCGCCGCCCAGGCCATCGATCCCCTTGTAGAGCGAAACGTAGGCGCTGTCGAAGCCGGACGCCACGCTGGCCAGCGGCTGTCCATAGCCGGCAGCCGCTTCCCATAGGCGCGCACCGTCCATGTGCAAATGAATATTCTTTTCACGGCAGTATTGCTTGACTGCTTCCAGCTGTTCCCAGGCCGGTAGCTGGCCGCCGATTTCGCGCATGGGCAGCTCATACAGCGCGGCTCCCAGCCGGTCCGGCAAGGCCTTCAGATCGTCCGCGGTCCACGGCCGGAACGGGCTGCCGACATTGAGTACTTTGAAATGGTCAAGCAACTGGTAATTGCTGCTTTCATGGCGCAAGATATGCGCCGTCGGATGGAGCGCCACTAGCTGGTTGTTCTTGTCCTGGCAGGCGATGCGCAGCGCCACCGTTTGCGCCATTGTGCCGGTGATGACGAAGCGGGCCGCCTCGAAACCCAGCAACCCCGCCACCTTGTTCTCGAAATCCTGGATCAGCGTACCTTCGCCATAGCTGTCGTGCTGGATATCATGCGCCTCGCACCAAGCCGCCATCGCGGCAAAATCCTGGGCGGCGGAGCGCGGTGCGGATGAAGAAAAGAAGGTATGGCACTGATTGCGTAGATTGGCGTTAGACATATCTGGTGGCTGAAGCGCTTTTGGCTAGGTCGGGGAAAGGAAGCTTGCTATCCTACCGCGATTTGGCGTTGCCGCCATGAAAGCCGTTTCTCGTTTGCAGGGAAAAAGCTTGGCGTCCTGGCCGAAAATGCCTGAGCGCCCGCCGCTTTCTCGGGAAAATGCCTAATTGGCAAGGTTTGTGCGCTTGACTTATCCCCTACAAGGAAATGTCATCGCGTCATGCCCGTCACTTGGTCGTAAAATTAAAATATGTCGTGCTTGTCGGAAAAGGACAAACACTTGTCAGCTACGGAAAATAGACCAGCCGCTGCAAGGACAAAATGATGTCAAGGAATAGCACTGCAGTTATCGCTGATGGCAGCATCGATCAGCACTGTTGCACTGTACTCTGGCGTTGTGGTGTCTTGCGCGGCCGGTGATGTTTGCCGAGAAAAATACTTCAACCCACCCAGGAGTTGTCATGAACGGTTTTACAGAATTTTGCCAGAGTATGAAATCGAGTTGTTTATGAACATCAGCACATTCGATTTATTCAAGGTCGGTATCGGTCCATCCAGTTCGCACACGGTGGGGCCGATGATTGCCGCCAACCGGTTCGCAGCTTATTTGCACGACGCAAATCTGCTCGATGCGGTGCATGCGGTGCGTGTCGAGCTGTACGGTTCGCTGGGCGCTACCGGCAAAGGCCATGGCAGCGACAAGGCGGTATTGCTGGGACTGGAAGCCAACCTGCCGGACAACATCGATCCGGATCACGTCGAGCCGCGGTTGGCGGAAATCCGCAGCACCAAGAAGCTGCTGCTGAACGGTACCCATCCGATCGGCTGCGTGGAAAAGGATCACGTGCTGTTTTTCCGGCGCGAGGCTTTGCCGCAGCATCCGAACGGCATGCGCTTCGTCGCCCTGGATGCGGCTGGCAGCGTGATTGCCGAGAAAGAGTACTACTCGGTCGGCGGCGGCTTCGTGGTCAGCAAGGAAGGCCAGCGCGTCAACCTGGTGCAGGCCGGCAGCGTGCAGTCGGAAGGCGAGCTGCCGTACCCCTTCCATTGCGGCGACGACTTGCTGCGCATGTCGGCGGAAAGCGGTTTGACCATCGCTGCTCTGATGATGGAAAACGAAAAGCACTGGCGCTCGGCGGAAGAAGTGCGCGCCAAGCTGCTGGGCATCTGGGATGTGATGGCGGCGGCGGTCAAGCGCGGCTGTTCCATCGATGGCGAATTGCCGGGCCCGATGAAGGTCAAGCGCCGTGCTGCCGAACTGTACCGGCAGCTGAAGGATCGTTCCGAGGAATCGTTCACCGATCCTTTGTCCATGCTGGACTGGGTCAACCTGTATGCGATGGCGGTGAATGAGGAAAACGCCGCTGGCGGCCGCATCGTCACGGCGCCGACCAATGGCGCGGCAGGGGTGCTGCCGGCGGTGCTGCATTACTACACCAAGTTCATCCCGGGCTCGAACAAGGACGGCGTCATGACCTTCATGCTGACGGCGGCGGCGATCGGCCTGATCTACAAGGAAAATGCATCGATCTCGGGCGCCGAAGTCGGCTGCCAGGGCGAGGTCGGGGTGGCATGTTCGATGGCGGCGGGTGCGCTGGCGGCTGTGCTGGGCGGCAGCACCGAGCAGATCGAGAACGCCGCCGAAATCGGTATGGAACACAATCTTGGCATGACCTGCGATCCGGTCGGTGGTTTGGTGCAGATTCCCTGCATCGAACGCAATGCGATGGGTGCGGTGAAGGCGATCAACGCCGCCCGCATGGCCCTGCGCGGCAACGGCAAGCACTATGTGTCGCTGGACAAGGTCATCAAGACCATGATGCAGACCGGCGCCGACATGAAGACCAAGTACAAGGAAACATCACGTGGTGGTTTGGCGGTAAATGTCATTGAGTGCTGAGTAGCTTTCAGCGATAACGCGGTTCCGGAATTTTGAGGGGTTTATGAGCAATTATTCGATATTCAGCTTGATCCGCAACAGCCTCTCCTATCATGAAAACTGGCAGCGGGCCTGGAAAAGCCCGGAACCGAAAAAGGAATACGACATCGTCATCGTCGGCGGTGGCGGCCATGGCCTGGCTACCGCCTACTACCTGGCCAAGGTGCACGGTCTGCGCAATATCGCCGTCATCGAAAAGGGCTGGATAGGCGGCGGCAACACCGCCCGCAACACTACCATTGTGCGCTCCAACTATCTGTGGGACGAATCGGCCATGCTGTATGAAAAGGCCATGCAGCTGTGGGAAGGTTTGTCGCAGGATCTCAATTACAACGTCATGTTCAGCCAGCGCGGCGTGATGAATCTGGCGCATACCTTGCAGGATGTGCGCGACACTGACCGTCGCATCAACGCCAACCGTCTCAACGGCGTCGATGCCGAATGGCTGACGCCGGCGCAGGTCAAGGAAATCGTTCCTATCATCAATCTCAACAGCCACTATCCGGTGCTGGGCGCTTCGTTCCAGCGCCGTGGCGGGGTGGCGCGGCACGATGCGGTGGCGTGGGGCTTTGCCCGCGGCGCCGATGAGCGCGGCGTCGATATCCTGCAGAATTGCGGTGTCACCGGTATCCGCCGCGAAAATGGCGCAGTGACCGGGGTAGACACCGTCAAGGGTTTTATCAAGGCCAAGAAAGTGGCCGTGGTGGCGGCCGGCCATTCCAGCGTGCTGGCGGCGATGGCGGGCATCCGTCTGCCGCTGGAAAGCCATCCACTGCAGGCGCTGGTGTCGGAACCGATCAAGCCGGTGCTCGATACGGTGGTGATGTCGAACGCGGTGCATGCCTACATCAGCCAGTCCGACAAGGGCGACCTGGTGATCGGCGCCGGCGTCGACCAGTACACCGGCTACGGCCAGCGCGGCAGTTATCACGTGATCGAAGGCACCTTGCAGGCGATCGTCGAAATGTTCCCGGTGTTCAGCCGGGTCCGCATGAACCGTCAGTGGGGCGGCATAGTCGACGTCTCGCCAGACGCCTGCCCGATCATTTCCAAGACGCCGGTCAAGGGCTTGTACTTCAATTGCGGCTGGGGCACCGGCGGCTTCAAGGCCACCCCGGGTTCGGGCTGGGTCTTCGCTCACACGATTGCCAACGATAACCCGCACCCGCTGAACGCGCCGTTTGCGCTGGACCGTTTCTACAACGGCCACCTGATCGACGAACACGGCGCCGCCGCCGTCG
The sequence above is a segment of the Collimonas sp. PA-H2 genome. Coding sequences within it:
- a CDS encoding low specificity L-threonine aldolase — protein: MSNANLRNQCHTFFSSSAPRSAAQDFAAMAAWCEAHDIQHDSYGEGTLIQDFENKVAGLLGFEAARFVITGTMAQTVALRIACQDKNNQLVALHPTAHILRHESSNYQLLDHFKVLNVGSPFRPWTADDLKALPDRLGAALYELPMREIGGQLPAWEQLEAVKQYCREKNIHLHMDGARLWEAAAGYGQPLASVASGFDSAYVSLYKGIDGLGGAMLLGKQDFISRASEWMKRMGGNVYQRSPYVVAAAMRLDEKLARMPAYLQRTRELYQLLTRYPRWQVNPRQPHCNMLHLYLPVEREAANAARDQLAREHGVWLFGRASDAALPQQCYIEWYVGEALLLLSDQQFVEALDQFQALLTAA
- a CDS encoding L-serine ammonia-lyase, whose translation is MNISTFDLFKVGIGPSSSHTVGPMIAANRFAAYLHDANLLDAVHAVRVELYGSLGATGKGHGSDKAVLLGLEANLPDNIDPDHVEPRLAEIRSTKKLLLNGTHPIGCVEKDHVLFFRREALPQHPNGMRFVALDAAGSVIAEKEYYSVGGGFVVSKEGQRVNLVQAGSVQSEGELPYPFHCGDDLLRMSAESGLTIAALMMENEKHWRSAEEVRAKLLGIWDVMAAAVKRGCSIDGELPGPMKVKRRAAELYRQLKDRSEESFTDPLSMLDWVNLYAMAVNEENAAGGRIVTAPTNGAAGVLPAVLHYYTKFIPGSNKDGVMTFMLTAAAIGLIYKENASISGAEVGCQGEVGVACSMAAGALAAVLGGSTEQIENAAEIGMEHNLGMTCDPVGGLVQIPCIERNAMGAVKAINAARMALRGNGKHYVSLDKVIKTMMQTGADMKTKYKETSRGGLAVNVIEC
- a CDS encoding sarcosine oxidase subunit beta family protein; translation: MSNYSIFSLIRNSLSYHENWQRAWKSPEPKKEYDIVIVGGGGHGLATAYYLAKVHGLRNIAVIEKGWIGGGNTARNTTIVRSNYLWDESAMLYEKAMQLWEGLSQDLNYNVMFSQRGVMNLAHTLQDVRDTDRRINANRLNGVDAEWLTPAQVKEIVPIINLNSHYPVLGASFQRRGGVARHDAVAWGFARGADERGVDILQNCGVTGIRRENGAVTGVDTVKGFIKAKKVAVVAAGHSSVLAAMAGIRLPLESHPLQALVSEPIKPVLDTVVMSNAVHAYISQSDKGDLVIGAGVDQYTGYGQRGSYHVIEGTLQAIVEMFPVFSRVRMNRQWGGIVDVSPDACPIISKTPVKGLYFNCGWGTGGFKATPGSGWVFAHTIANDNPHPLNAPFALDRFYNGHLIDEHGAAAVAH